Part of the Pedobacter roseus genome is shown below.
TTTTAATATTGTCCTTTATGGTACCGGCCATGCTTAAAGCTTCAGATTTTGCCAAACTTCCCTCTGGATTTGAGGACGCATAATCAGCGCGATCCCCATCTGCCGGAATACTGTTGTTCAAATCTTCCAACGGAATTTTTGGAATATGCAGACCAAGGGCAAAAGCTACTTCAGCAGCAAGTTTTTTATCAATCTGTACCAACACAGCAAGCATCCGCTCTCTAATCTCCACCGCTTTAACTTTACCCAGCTCGAAGCTTAAAGCATCAACAATGTGGTTTTTCTCGGCTTCACTCTGACTGTTAAAAAACAACCTGGCCTGCGAAAAATGGTCGAAAAAGCTTCTGCTCCTGGCCCTTATTTTCCTCGCATCGATCCTTTCATTATAACTGGTAAATCCGCCATCAGCAGCTTTAACCTGTTGAGGATCATTATTTGCAATGGCATTTGGTCCATAACTGGTTTTACCCCTGTTAATGGTTTGGCGCATGTAGCCATCGCGTTGGTTATTGTGTACAGGAACCACAGGCCGGTTAATCGGAATTTCATGGAAATTTGGTCCACCTAAACGGATTAACTGCGTATCGGTATAAGAGAATAACCTGCCCTGCAATAAAGGATCATTGGTAAAATCAATTCCCGGAACCACATGCCCAACGTGGAAAGCAACCTGCTCGGTTTCGGCGAAAAAATTATCGGGATTGCGGTTTAGCGTCATTTTGCCAATCCGTTGTACAGGAACTAATTCTTCCGGAATCAGTTTAGTTGGATCCAGAAGATCGAATTCGAATTTAAACTCATCGGCTTCCGGAACAACCTGCACCCCCAATTCCCATTCAGGAAAAGCACCGGCCTCGATGGCATCCCATAAATCGCGACGGTGAAAATCCGGATCTTTACCGGAAATCGTCTGCGCTTCATCCCATGCTACAGCATGCACGCCAAGGAGGGGTTTCCAATGGAATTTAACAAAATTTGCTTCACCTTTAGCATTTACAAACCTGAAAGTATGTACACCAAAACCTTCCATCATGCGGTAACTTCTCGGCAAAGCCCTGTCACTCATCGCCCACATCACCATGTGCGCTGATTCTGGCATCTGGGAAATAAAATCCCAAAAAGTATCGTGTGCCGAAGCTGCCTGCGGCATTTCGTTATCTGGTTCGGGTTTTACAGCATGGATCAGATCAGGAAATTTAAGTGCATCCTGAATAAAGAATACCGGCATATTGTTACCCACCAAGTCGAAATTACCTTCCTGGGTATAAAATTTCACCGCAAAACCGCGCACGTCACGGGCTAAATCTGATGATCCGCGTGAGCCTGCAACCGTAGAGAACCGTACAAAAACAGGGGTTTCGGCACCTGGATCACAAAGAAAAGCAGCACGCGTCAGTTCAGACATATCTTCGTACACTTTAAATACGCCATGAGCGGCAGAGCCCCTGGCATGTACAATTCTTTCGGGTATGCGTTCGTGATCGAAGTGGGTGATTTTTTCGCGGAGAATAAAATCTTCCAATAAGGTTGCTCCCCTTTCGCCTGCTTTTAAAGAATTTTGATCGTCGTTAATTTTTAGCCCGTGGTTGGTGGTCATTAACTCACCGCTGGCGTCGGCTATAAACGATTCGAGTTTTTTGGTCTTATCGTTTTCCTGCTGTGGCAGTGCATTTTTTTTATCTGATGTTTTCTTAGCCATTTTTTTTTATTCCTTTTAAGCTTCTTCAGCTGCTTTGTAATTAATTTCGTTTTCTGCTATATCGGTCAATTTGCTGTCGGCCAGTTTTTCTTCGGCAAGTGTTTGCGCTAAAATATCGGCAATATCAGTTAGGCCAAGTGTGGTAGCTAACTGATAAAGTCCGCCATAACTTGCAATTTCGTAATGTTCTACTTTTTGCGAAGCGAGGATAATACCTACATCACGCGTGGCGGTACCTGGTTCTGTTTCTTCTACAATTCCTTCGGCTTCTTTGGTAATTCCCTCCATGGCATCGCATTTTTTGGCGATGGCTTTCTCACCTAAAAGTTCGAATACCTGCTCTAGCCTGGTAACATGGACTTTAGTTTCTTCGAGATGTGATTCTATTGCATTTTTAAGTTCGGGGGCAGTAGCGGCCGAAATCATTTTAGGTAATGCTTTTACCAGGTGATTTTCTGCCCAATATAAATCGGCGATGGCATCTTTAAATAATCCGTTTAAAGCAGGCGCATCTTGTGCCGTTGTTTTAGTTGCGAATTTAGGATCGCCAATGGTTTCATTTTTTTTCATGGGATAAGCTGTTTAAGGTATATAGCTACAACCTTTTATTTCAGCTTAAGTTTTATGTTTCTGTGTTTAGTTTTGGTAGGCGTCGGAAGGTAGTCTGGAGTCCATAGTCCTAAGTCTGGAGTCTGGAGTCCATAGTCGATTAACCGATAAACTAGTCTGGAGTCGGGAGTCTGGCGTTTAGCGTTCAGCGTCGATTAACCGGTTTAAACAATTAACCGATTAACCTAAAAACCTACCCTTCTTTCAACTTTTGCCTGTGTTGCTTTCCCCATTTGATCATTTCGAGGATGATATCCCCAAAAGACCTGCAATAATCAGTAGAAGTATATTCGATGCTTACCGGAGTATCATCTATAACAGTTCTTTTGATCAGTTGATTGGCCGTCATTTCTTTTAATTCTTTTGAAAGCATCCTCGTGGTAATGCCAGGTATACTTCTTTCAATATCCCTGAACCTTTTATTGCCATTACAGATGGAATTGATAATCGGAAGTTTCCATTTGCCTCCAAGCACATAAAGCGTATCCTGTAAGGCCTGTATTTCTTCCTGCTGGTTGCGGGGATTAGACAATATTTCGGCAGCGATCTGATTTCTTTTTTCTGTTTCCATAACTGGTATACTCTGTGATACTACTTACAAAAGTATACCAATATAACGGTATTTTTGCATCGTTAATTTATTTTTTTTATCATGAATAATTTAGAAGGAAAAAAAGCGCTGGTAACCGGCGGAAATAGCGGAATTGGTTATGCTACCGCAAAAGTATTAAAAGAACAAGGTGCTGAGGTGATCATTACCGGAAGAAGAAAAGATGCTGTTGAAAAGGCTGCTGCAGAACTTGGTG
Proteins encoded:
- a CDS encoding catalase — protein: MAKKTSDKKNALPQQENDKTKKLESFIADASGELMTTNHGLKINDDQNSLKAGERGATLLEDFILREKITHFDHERIPERIVHARGSAAHGVFKVYEDMSELTRAAFLCDPGAETPVFVRFSTVAGSRGSSDLARDVRGFAVKFYTQEGNFDLVGNNMPVFFIQDALKFPDLIHAVKPEPDNEMPQAASAHDTFWDFISQMPESAHMVMWAMSDRALPRSYRMMEGFGVHTFRFVNAKGEANFVKFHWKPLLGVHAVAWDEAQTISGKDPDFHRRDLWDAIEAGAFPEWELGVQVVPEADEFKFEFDLLDPTKLIPEELVPVQRIGKMTLNRNPDNFFAETEQVAFHVGHVVPGIDFTNDPLLQGRLFSYTDTQLIRLGGPNFHEIPINRPVVPVHNNQRDGYMRQTINRGKTSYGPNAIANNDPQQVKAADGGFTSYNERIDARKIRARSRSFFDHFSQARLFFNSQSEAEKNHIVDALSFELGKVKAVEIRERMLAVLVQIDKKLAAEVAFALGLHIPKIPLEDLNNSIPADGDRADYASSNPEGSLAKSEALSMAGTIKDNIKTRKVAILAADGVDGASLSKVKDTLIAEGAVVHIIAPKLGQIISKEDQQITPDESFLTAASVLYDAVYVPGGGNSVATLEAEANAVHFLNEAFKHCKAIAADEEALQVLESTYFFKKLPAEYSEETVLREGVMVGKDLKTLTATFIRMIAQHRFWDRENPRKIPA
- a CDS encoding winged helix-turn-helix transcriptional regulator — its product is METEKRNQIAAEILSNPRNQQEEIQALQDTLYVLGGKWKLPIINSICNGNKRFRDIERSIPGITTRMLSKELKEMTANQLIKRTVIDDTPVSIEYTSTDYCRSFGDIILEMIKWGKQHRQKLKEG
- a CDS encoding YciE/YciF ferroxidase family protein; this translates as MKKNETIGDPKFATKTTAQDAPALNGLFKDAIADLYWAENHLVKALPKMISAATAPELKNAIESHLEETKVHVTRLEQVFELLGEKAIAKKCDAMEGITKEAEGIVEETEPGTATRDVGIILASQKVEHYEIASYGGLYQLATTLGLTDIADILAQTLAEEKLADSKLTDIAENEINYKAAEEA